One genomic window of Solanum dulcamara chromosome 10, daSolDulc1.2, whole genome shotgun sequence includes the following:
- the LOC129871394 gene encoding polygalacturonase-like translates to MANFKTMKYTSISLLLFFCLNIIIPSCLAYNVVSFGAKGDGRTDSTSAFLRAWSAACRSTSQSNVYIPRGTYLVRTLSLNGPCRRRMEFRIDGTLVAPANYNVIGRSEFWIMFYKVSGLTVYGGTINAMGHGYWSCRKGGRSCPQGARSIQFMWCNNVLLKGLTSLDSQRVHVGIGYSSNVRVENVKITAPSGSPNTDGIHVQNSRGITIKGSIIKTGDDCISIGPGSMHMWIEQIGCGPGHGISIGSLGHSLNEYGVANVTVANSVFTKTQNGVRIKSWARPSGGFAKNLMFRNLVMRNVGNPIFIDQNYCPHNVCPRQSSGVKVSNVTFKNVKGTSSTQEAMKFDCSPSNPCTGIKLHDIKLTYNDRLRRPAFAYCKNARGTHAGKVVPKSCI, encoded by the exons ATGGCCAACTTCAAAACCATGAAATATACTAGTATTTCCTTGTTACTCTTCTTttgtttaaatataataataccttCTTGCTTAGCCTACAACGTGGTTAGTTTTGGGGCAAAGGGAGATGGCAGGACAGATTCAACCTCCGCTTTTCTTCGCGCTTGGTCTGCTGCCTGCCGCTCTACTAGCCAGTCCAATGTGTATATTCCACGAGGAACATATTTGGTAAGGACGTTGAGCTTAAATGGTCCTTGCCGGAGACGTATGGAATTCCGAATTGACGGTACGCTTGTTGCTCCGGCGAATTATAACGTAATTGGCCGTTCTGAGTTCTGGATTATGTTTTATAAGGTTAGTGGGCTTACAGTGTACGGAGGAACTATTAATGCCATGGGACATGGTTATTGGTCTTGTCGAAAGGGTGGAAGGTCTTGCCCACAAGGAGCTAGG TCAATACAATTTATGTGGTGTAACAATGTACTACTTAAGGGTTTGACATCACTAGACAGTCAAAGAGTACACGTAGGGATTGGTTACAGCAGCAATGTCAGAGTTGAAAATGTTAAGATAACAGCTCCAAGTGGAAGCCCAAACACTGATGGCATTCATGTCCAGAACTCAAGGGGGATTACCATTAAAGGCAGCATTATCAAGACTGGAGATGACTGCATTTCCATTGGCCCTGGCTCTATGCACATGTGGATTGAACAAATTGGATGTGGACCTGGACATGGAATTAG CATTGGAAGTTTGGGACACAGTTTGAATGAATATGGAGTGGCAAATGTGACGGTAGCAAATTCTGTTTTCACAAAGACTCAAAATGGGGTTAGGATAAAATCATGGGCAAGACCAAGTGGTGGCTTTGCTAAAAATCTCATGTTCAGAAACCTTGTTATGAGGAATGTTGGAAATCCCATTTTCATTGACCAAAACTATTGCCCCCATAATGTGTGCCCTCGTCAG agtTCAGGAGTGAAGGTGAGCAACGTAACATTCAAGAATGTGAAAGGAACATCATCTACACAAGAAGCCATGAAATTTGATTGCAGTCCTTCAAATCCATGCACTGGAATTAAATTGCATGACATTAAGCTCACTTACAATGATCGTTTGAGAAGGCCAGCCTTTGCTTACTGTAAAAATGCAAGGGGAACCCATGCTGGCAAAGTCGTTCCCAAAAGTTGCATATGA